From the genome of Lutzomyia longipalpis isolate SR_M1_2022 chromosome 2, ASM2433408v1, one region includes:
- the LOC129789221 gene encoding clavesin-1-like, with protein sequence MSSSYECKLSEELQKKALENLREDENLRNQSLDQFREWIEKHPRIKKCPMDANFLLRFLRTKKFSVPDALKLLENYLTTRKVLPQVFDGLTLDDPALKHCVSNGMILILPEPDKEGRVVISYNAECFDTSKYTATDANRVLNFALQLACFDERAQICGIAHAMDWGTVTLSLVSLLTIPHIKNITQCLQKTFPLRHGIFFIINLPTYCVAVFKLALSCFSEKLRKRFHVVKNWDRVHEEIGSSVLAKEDGGTIPRLELAKKMIDLAEKHREEILSQNDFDIEVSDRDINFGNTHDADLDAAIVGSFRKINVD encoded by the exons ATGTCCTCTTCGTATGAGTGCAAACTAAGTGAGGAGTTGCAGAAGAAGGCTCTCGAAAATCTGCGTGAGGATGAAAATCTACGAAATCAGTCTCTTGATCAATTCCGGGAGTGGATTGAGAAGCATCCAAGGATCAAGAAATGCCCAATGGATGCAAATTTCCTTCTGAGATTTCTTCGTACAAAGAAATTCTCCGTACCGGATGCTCTGAAACTCCTTGAAAACTACCTGACAACACGGAAAGTTCTTCCGCAAGTATTCGATGGACTCACATTGGATGATCCAGCTTTGAAGCATTGTGTGTCCAATGGGATGATTTTAATCTTGCCGGAACCGGATAAGGAGGGACGCGTTGTGATATCCTACAATGCTGAATGCTTCGATACGAGCAAGTATACGGCAACAGATGCAAATAGGGTGTTGAATTTTGCCCTACAGCTCGCCTGTTTCGACGAAAGGGCACAAATTTGCGGGATAGCTCATGCCATGGACTGGGGAACGGTCACACTGTCCCTTGTGAGCCTCCTGACAATCCCACACATTAAGAACATTACGCAGTGTCTACAGAAAACCTTCCCACTGCGCCATGGAATATTCTTCATCATTAACTTGCCAACTTACTGTGTTGCCGTATTTAAGCTTGCTCTTTCGTGCTTCAGTGAGAAGTTGAGGAAGCGCTTCCAT gTTGTCAAGAACTGGGACAGAGTTCACGAAGAAATTGGTTCATCAGTCCTAGCAAAGGAAGACGGCGGAACCATTCCCCGTCTTGAATtggcaaagaaaatgattgaTCTCGCTGAAAAACATCGCGAAGAAATATTAtctcaaaatgattttgataTTGAAGTATCAGATCGTGATATCAACTTCGGTAATACCCACGATGCTGATCTCGATGCAGCTATCGTCGGGAGCTTCCGTAAAATCAacgttgattaa